A stretch of the Gossypium hirsutum isolate 1008001.06 chromosome D07, Gossypium_hirsutum_v2.1, whole genome shotgun sequence genome encodes the following:
- the LOC107954068 gene encoding uncharacterized protein, with protein sequence MTSFSGLSIGLSLVFGCLLLALVAELYYLLWWKKRITGSQVEDDYNNYAKELVQLFCWKKSASLHASTAANNNNNQGLVKNKDSNSVEPDLELGSSRSLLVKGFGEEGVESELMRLHNLAGPPRFLFTIKEETKEDLESEDGRSRGEKSRKGSRTGSLSDLMLTVDTPLSPLASPPLKSPPLNPFDSYHRNGFNPLFESSTDAELNKLRSSPPPKFKFLRDAEEKLLDRLMLEAEKRVQRNGGSIQNCGVKAANNTPILTEDIQGSFLKFIVGKNGTPLQYLPQCPSCSSQILPLDSC encoded by the coding sequence ATGACATCTTTCAGTGGGTTAAGCATTGGTTTAAGTTTGGTTTTTGGTTGTCTTCTACTGGCTCTTGTTGCAGAGCTTTACTATTTGCTTTGGTGGAAGAAGAGAATTACCGGCTCACAAGTTGAAGATGATTACAACAACTACGCAAAGGAGCTCGTTCAACTCTTCTGCTGGAAAAAATCTGCTTCTTTGCATGCATCCACCGCTGccaacaacaacaataatcaAGGTTTAGTTAAAAACAAAGATAGCAATAGTGTTGAACCAGACTTGGAACTTGGCTCAAGCAGGAGTTTGCTGGTGAAGGGTTTTGGAGAAGAGGGTGTAGAATCAGAGCTCATGAGACTACACAATCTGGCAGGTCCACCCAGATTTCTCTTCACAATCAAGGAGGAAACAAAGGAAGATTTGGAGTCTGAAGATGGCAGGTCTAGAGGTGAGAAGAGCAGAAAAGGATCCAGAACAGGGAGCTTGAGTGATCTTATGTTAACTGTTGACACTCCTCTTAGTCCTTTGGCTTCCCCACCATTGAAGTCTCCTCCTTTGAACCCCTTTGATTCTTATCACCGCAATGGATTCAATCCCCTCTTTGAATCATCCACAGATGCAGAGTTAAACAAGCTTAGATCTTCACCTCCTCCAAAATTCAAGTTCTTAAGGGATGCAGAAGAGAAACTTTTAGACAGATTGATGCTAGAAGCTGAGAAAAGGGTACAAAGAAATGGTGGCTCCATTCAAAACTGTGGTGTTAAAGCTGCCAACAACACACCAATTTTAACAGAAGACATACAAGGGTCTTTCCTTAAATTCATTGTTGGAAAGAATGGAACACCTCTCCAATATTTACCACAGTGCCCTTCATGTTCCTCTCAGATATTGCCGTTGGATTCCTGCTAG